TTGTTTCTGACAAGTTTAAAACCTATCTATAGGCAGATTCGAAAGTAAGAATACTTATATGATGTGGAGTAGGTGCGATCGCTCCTGAGAATTATTAGGTTGTTAATTTATGTTTTTAAATAGAGAGTTAGCCAATGTAATGACGAAAAATTACTGCAATTGTTCCTAAATGTTGTTTCATTGTTTACGTTCACATATCTATAACCTCTGAATAGAAGGGAAGAGGCTAACTGTGACTATTTCTTCCATTCTAAGCTTATTTGCCAAAACTGTGGAGATGCTTTCTCTTCCTTTAGAATTGCTTAAGTTAATTTTATATAACAACTACTGATGGAACCGAGTGAAGCGCAGTACTTGATTATCAACGCACTTACTACCCTAGATTTACTCGGTAATACGTTCTATGATGAAGACAGTGGCAATTGGTACATAAATACCCTCAGCCAAGTCCTGCCAATTGCTATGATTTTGCAAAATGGTGATATTGTTCCGACTACTTGGGACTTGTAATTATGGCAAATTGGACTGAAGAGCAAAAGCTAAAGTATGCTAGGTTCCAAGAAATTTTAGAAATTGGAAAACAGCGTTATGTGGATGCTGGTAATAATCCTCAACATTATCGAGCAGGTTTTAAGGGAGAAGATTACTTGACAGATGAAGAGAGGAAAGAAGCAACCAGAATCATGCGGCAAATGTTTGGTATTTCCATCACAAATGGTTATGTCTATTGTCAAGGACGTTCTTGGAAGTTGCCTGAAGATTCGTTATTAAATAAAGAGTAAGTGCAAGCTGAATCTTAAATTAGTAGTTTTAGCAACGGATAGATAATAGATATACATTGGCTAATAATCTTTGCAATGTACTAAGGATTTAGCCTGCTTCCGCTGCAAGACGGTTGTTAGGAAGCTGAGAAATTCTCCCAGGATTCTCGCGTAAGTTGCCATTCCGTTTGGTTCCATCCTCGCGCACACATCCAATCTGGGCTAGGAAGCGTGCTAATTCGGATAAAGCCATATCGCTGCGCTAAACGTACGACACGCAGATTTGCACTGATGGAAATACCTCGAATCTCTTTTAACCCCAAATCACGGAACCCAAAATCAACCAAAGCCTTCCCAACCTCAATTGCATATGCGTAACGACCCCAGAACTGTGGTGCTAATTCGATTCCCAATTCCGCCTTATCTGAAATGTGACTCTCACGGCGCAGTCCACAACAGCCAATTAACTCCTGCGAGTTACGAGGATCAATTATGGCAAGTTGATAATTGCGACGAGGGTGTTCCGTTGCCCACTGACCAAAAAGGTAGAGAAGCTCGCGTGTATGGCTGAGTGCTACTTCTTCGGGCGCACAAAATTCGGCATACCGTGGATCAGCATGATATGTGAAAAACGCAGGCTCGTCTTCCTTAATAAAGTCACGTAGAATAAATCTTTTGGTGACAATCTCCATAATTTTCAATTATCGATGAGAAGAGTTGCTCGTAATTTCCAGATTTCACAAAATTTGCTATCAGTATATATATTGGATTGCTGATACCTCGGTCAAGGTTAAGCGATCGCAAGTAGCCACAGCAAAATTACTCCTGACAAACAAAACCTATACCAACGGGTTTCATTTTTTAAGATTATTCAAAAAAAGCGCTCGTCTACTCTTTTTAGATAGCTATAGCCAAGAGAATTAAGAGCTAGCCTGATTCAGAACTTAGCAAATTCCAGCAGAAATAATCTCTCTCAACTCTTAAAGCTACTCTTGGGTAAATTTTTCTTCTCAGTCAACAAGGAAAATAAGCAAAAGCTTCTACCAGAGTTTGATTTTTCTCTGGAAATAGCAAAAATTTTTCACACAATAAGAAGAAATCACTCCTCTTAATGTTAATTTTTGTAAAATTCAAGTCTTCAAAGCTAGAAACCTGATATTTAGATAGCTAAACTAACAAACAGTGCATCTGTACTCTTAATTATTAAAAGTAGATGTGGCGCTATAGCCTGAATGATCCCAGTACAACTTATCCTCAAAAACTTTCTCAGTTACCGTGATGCAACTTTAGATTTTAGCGGTTTGCATACGGCTTGTATTTGTGGTTCCAATGGTGCGGGTAAATCTTCTCTTTTAGAGGCAATCACTTGGGCAATTTGGGGTGAAAGCCGCGCCGCTGCGGAAGATGATGTCATCCATGCTGGGGCAAAAGAAGTTCGGGTTGATTTTACTTTCCAAAATAACCAGCAAAAATATCGGGTAATTCGCACCCGAATTCGAGGTGGGGCTAGCGTCCTCGAATTTCAAATAGAAACTCCCTCTGGGTTTCGCGCCCTTACTGGCAAAGGTGTAAGGGCGACACAGGATTTGATTTTAGAGCATATCAAGCTCGACTACGATACTTTCATTAATTCTGCTTATCTTCGTCAAGGCCGTGCAGATGAATTCATGCTCAAACGCCCAACAGAGCGCAAAGAAATCTTGGCGGAGTTGTTGAAACTCAATCAATATGATGATTTAGAAGAACGGGCAAAAGAATCTTCTCGTCAGTTCAAAGCCAGAACAGAGGAATTAGAGCGTTCTTTGGAGTCGATTAAAACTCAGCTGCAACAGCGTGAAACAACCGAGAGACAAAGAGCCGAGTTAGATATTGAACTCAACCAATTGCAACAGATGCAAGCTTTTGACAATATCAAATTACAAAGTTTGCAAGTTGTTCAGCACCAGCGGCAAAGCTGGGAACAACAACTCAGCTTTATCAAGCAGCAATACCAAAATCTTAGCCAAGATTGCGATCGCCTCCAACAAGAGCAGTCAGCAATCAAAAGTCAGTTATCAGATTTAGAGAAATTATTAAATCAGCAAGCTGAGATTAAAGCTGGATATGCTCAATATCAAAGTCTGCAATCTCAAGAAGAAGCTATGAGCGCTAAATTTGAAGCATACACCAGCGCTGGGCAGACTCGCCAACAAAAGCAACAACAGCTTACCAAACAAATTAACGAAATTGAACGACAACTACAACAAGCCCAAGCGCAACTAGACGCTTTAGTGCAACAAGAGCGAGAGATTCAGCAAACTCTTACCAAATCAGGTGAAGTAGAGGCTGCTTTAGCACAACTTTCTGCAGCGCGTCACCATCTTGCTCGCCTAGATCAATTGCAAATGCAAGTGGCTCCCTTGTTGCAACAACGCGGAACTTTACAAAACCAACTAGATCGTACTCATGCTGGTTTGGTAGCACGACTCGAACAACTGCAAAATACAGAGAACCAACTACAACGTTCCTCACAACGCCAACCCCAACTCCAACAAGCAGTGATGGATGTAGCAATCCAGATTGAGGAACTAGACAAAAAGCGGGTGTATCTGCAACGAGTGCAGGAAAAAGGACAGGAGCGGCGTCATTTTATCGAACGTCTGCAAGCTCATCAACGCGACTATGAAAAACTATTGGGAGAACTAGAGCAAAAACTGCAAATGCTCCAGAATCCTGATGCTCTTTGTCCTTTGTGCGAGCGTCCTTTAGATGAACATCATTGGAGTCGCGTGCTGGAAAAAACCCAAACTGAGTTACAAGATACTCAAGGACAGTTTTGGGTAGTCCGGGAACAAATGGCTGTGTCTGATAGAGAAATTCAGGTACTAAGGCAGGAATACCGCGAAATCTCCCAACAATTGGCAAGCTACGATGGTTTACGCGAACAAAGAGGACAGTTAGCAGCACAGTTGCAAGCTACAACAGATGTTCAACAACAGCTACAACAAATTGCTGCTGAAAAACAGCATTTAGAGCGATCGCTCCAAGCTGGTGATTATGCCCCAGACAAACAAGCGGAACTTCAGCAGTTAGACAAATATCTGCAACAACTTAATTATAGTGAACAAGACCATGCCCTCGCTCGCAGCGAAGTGGAGCGTTGGCGATGGGCAGAAATTAAGCAAGGGCAGATTAAAGATGCTACGAAGCGACAAGCGCACCTAGCAGCCCGAAAACCAGAACTACAAGCTAACATTGCCCAATTACAAGCCAGAATCCCCCAAGAACAAACTGATTCTGACTGTGCTAGACAAATTGCCGCCCTTGAGCGTCATATTACCGAAATTGGCTACAGTTCTGAACAGCACAACAACCTGCGTCTCGCCGTCAAGCAAGCTCAACCTTGGCATTTGCGCTATCAACAACTGTTATCAGCTGAACAGCAGTATCCGCAACTCCAGACGAGATTGCAAGAGTTAGAGTTCTCTAGAAGCGCTAGATTGACTGAGCAGCAAAAACTCAGTAGCCAAATAGAAAGTCTAGTCGAACAGCTAGAAGCCACAGCCAACCCATCTGCCCAAATTCAAGCTTTAGAGCAACAGCTAGCAACGCGTAGACGCCAACTCGATGAGCAAATAGCAAAGTTAGGGCGTTTGGAACAGTTGGTGAGTCAACTGGAAACACTGCAAATTCAGTACGAACAACAGCAACTGCAACTGCAATCTACTAAGCAGCAACATCGAGTTTATCAAGAATTAGCCCAAGCATTTGGTAAAAATGGCATCCAGGCATTGATGATTGAGAATGTATTGCCGCAGCTGGAAGCCGAAACTAATCAACTACTTTCACGGCTGAGCGCTAATCAGTTGCACGTACAATTTATTACTCAAAAAGCTGGGCGAAATGGCAGATCCACGAAGAAAAATGCCAAGTTGATCGATACCTTGGATATTTTAATCGCTGATGCTAGCGGAACGCGAGCTTATGAAACTTATTCTGGTGGTGAAGCTTTTAGAATTAACTTTTCTATCCGTTTAGCCCTGGCGAAATTACTAGCGCGGCGGGTGGGGGCGGCATTACAATTGCTGATTGTGGATGAAGGGTTTGGTACGCAGGATGCAGAAGGATGCGATCGCTTAATTGCGGCGATTAATGCGATCGCCTCAGAGTTTGCCTGCATACTCACTGTCACTCATATGCCCCACCTCAAAGAAGCTTTCCAAGCCCGTATTGAAGTCAATAAAACTCAGCAAGGTTCGCAGTTACATTTGTTAATTTAATTAACTTCGCTTTCTAAAGTCATCACTTACGTACAAACGTACTCAGTGGAAAGAATATAAAACTAGGGGTATAATCCCATTGTCAAAAACTTTTACAACATATAGCAGGGGACAGGGAAGGGCGCACTTGTGCTGAGCGTAGTCGAAACTCAGTGCATCGCAGGGAACAGGTTTGAAAGGCGTTTGGTGTCTGGGTTTTATGTTCAGTTGATGTCCTAAACTACCTAGCGACAGCTATATGAATCGTTTGTAGAAAGATATAAATGTACGCCTCTAGTTGTGTATCTAGAGCATAAATTTTGTGAAATAATATTAAAGCGATAAGCTTGAGGAAAATAAACAATTTATTCTTCTCCTAATATCCCTATACCCAGCCCCCCTATATCCTTGAATAAAAGTTCTTTACTAAGTACTTTAATTTAATAGTTAAACGTATTTACTATTAATAATTCTTAATTTATTTTTAAGGATAAAAAATAAACTTATTTTAGTTTTATTTTTATGATTAAGCGAAGTTTAAAATTAGGAAAATTATTGTTAGAGCAATATCAGCTTAATGAACACTAAATAATATAATATGTAGTTAATGGCTACTTAGAGAAACTCATTTTTTGAGACTATAATTTTCCTTATACAGAGTGTTAAAAAATACCGAAATATCATTAATCAAATAAATTTACTTTCTGCAAGGAGGATAACTTTCAATTAGCTTAGCCGACTATCAGAAATATTATGATATTTTAATTTTCCTAACATCTCTCTGAAGATATAAGAACACTATTGATATTTTCTATTGATGTTATAGAGTTGACTCTTAGTAAACTGCTAAAACTTTAGCAGTTATTATAAAAATTTTCCAGAGCAACCCAAAATCAAGGCTTAGATTAACTAAGAGTTAAGGAAAAATCTATAAGTTCAGCAAGAAATTTTAAGTAGATGTTGAGAGAATTAGGTTTTAACTATGAAGAGAAAAAATTTTGTAAATACACAAATCATGTGTTACTTGAGATAGCAGAAACTACTATAATGTTGATGCTTAGTTAGTTGACCTACTTGGAACCCAAACAAATAAGCTTATTTATCTTTGAATTTCATGTTACCAGAATTTGGGAATATCCAAGCAGACGTTCGCAAGGTTCTCTACCTTTAACCCCAAAAAGAAATGCTGTCAGAAAGAGAAAGTAAACATCACTCGCTGATGCCAAATAAAGAAAAAGTAGTATTCTTTCAGACAAATCCTTCTGGGGTATGGACTTTTCTTAATCCAGCATGGACAGAGATTACGGGATTTACGCTTGCAGAAAGCATTGGTAAAAGTTTTTTGAGTTATGTTCATCCTGACGATCGCCAACGCAACTTAAATTTATTTCACATCCTCAGCCAAGGCCAAACAGAAGATTATTTATTTGAAACTCGTTATTTAACTAAAGACGGTGGCTGTTGCTCTTTAGAAGTTTATTTCCGAATTACCTTGGATAGGGAAGGACAATTTATTGGCACTTCTGGAACACTAAAAAAGATTAGCGATTGCGCTGCACGCTTTATCAGCGACGATTCTCCCAAGAGGGAGACGCTACGCGATCGCACAGTAAAAGAAAACAAACCTAGCAAGTATGTAAAAAAAATAGCTTTTAGTTCCAGCGATTACGCTACGCGCAGTGCCGGAAGCAATCGCTACCTAGAAGTGCTTGTGGAAGTAGAACACTCTTTACTGAATCTTGATGGTAGTATAGAAAAATACATAGAAATTTTGCAAAGCTTGGGGCAGGCGTGCCGAGCTAGTCGTGCATATATCTGTAAAAATTGTGACTACGATTATGGTGGCTTAAAGTTCACTTTAAAAGCAGAATGGTGTGCTAAAGGCATTCAGCTACCAATTGACAACCATCCGTGGCAAAGCCTCTCCCATAGTGAATGTTTCTCCAACTGGGCAAAGAGATTAGCACGTGGCAACATTGTTTCCAGCATAGTGGCTGAATTAAGCGCATCAGAGCGGAACATTTTAGAACGTCAGGGCATTCTGGCAATTTTAATTTTACCAATAATTGCTAAAGGGCAGTTTTGGGGCTTTATCGGCTTCGATAACTGTGTGGAATCACAGCCTTGGGGAGCAAAAGAAGTAGCATTTTTACAAGCAGCAGCAGGTGCGCTATCCCTGAAATATGAACGCTTATTAGTAGAAGATGAACTACAAACAGAAATTGTAGAAACCCAAAATTTCGCCTCTCAACTAGAAAATAGCGTCCAAGAACGCACCGCCCAATTGCAGAGAGAGATTGCCGGACGCAAGCTTATACAAGCAGAATTAGAAAAACTGCTTTCTTTACAACAAGCAACGCTAAAATCTGCTGCCAATGGGATTTTAGTGATGGATAGTAAAGGTAATATTACAGACTTTAATCAAAAGTTTGTCGAGATGTGGGGTATTCCTGAATCACTGATGAAGTTAGGCAATTATAGACAAGCACTCTTGGTGGCGGTAAGACAGCTAGAAAACCCAAAAAAGTATCTTGCCGCAATTAAAGAAATATGCTTTAACCCAGATGCACAAATCTCTAATGTGATTGCTCAAGGGGAGTCAGGGCTGCGGACGGGTTTTCTGCCGCAGGCGACTGGTATCGCAGGGCCAAAGGCGATCGCCTTAAAAGATGGCAGAATATTTGAGTATTATTCTCAATCCCAGCGTCTTGGCGGTAAAATTTGGATTTTTAGCGATGTCACAGATCACAAATTTGCAGCAGCTAAACTCTGTTATCAAGTTTCCCATGACCTGTTGACGAATCTACTTAACCGAGATTTCTTTCATGAATATCTTTGTGAATCGTTAGCAAAAGCGCATCAAAATGGTAGCAAACTAGCAGTATGTTTTTTAGATTTAGACCGTTTCAAAACCATAAATAATACACTAGGTCATACCGTCGGAGATAAATTGTTGCAAAGCGTTGCTCAACGTCTGAAAAAATGCTTGCGACCAGGTGATACTATCGCTCGTTGGGGAGGCGATGAATTCATTATACTGTTACCTGAAATTCATAATCTCAATGATGTAGTTCAGATACAAGAGCAAATATTAGAAACTTTAAAAGCAGTATTTGATATAGAAAATTATCAGTTGCATATCAGTGCTAGTATTGGAACTGCTCTCTATCCCATACATGGAGAAGATGCCGAAACCCTGATTAAACACGCTGATGCCACATTGTATCGTGTTAAATCACAGGGACGGAATAACTATCAGTTTTATAATTCGACTATAAATTCGCAAGCTTCAGAATTGTTAAAATTAGAAAATAGCTTGCACTATGCTTTAGAGCGGCAAGAATTTAAAATTTATTACCAACCACAGGTGAATATCAACACAGGTGAAATTCCCAAAATGGAAGCTTTACTGCGTTGGCAACATCCTGAACTAGGTTTAATTCCTCCGGAAAAATTTATTCCCATTGCTGAAGAAACCGGACTAATTATACCTATTGGGGAATGGGTTTTAAGAACAGCCTGCGCTCAAAATAAAGCTTGGCAGGAAGCTTTCGGCTTACCATCACTATCAGTAGCTGTTAACATCTCCCCTAGACAATTTCAGCAAACAAACTTCGTCAATATGGTGAAGCAGATTTTGTCTGAAACAAAATTACAAAATCAGTGTTTGGAGTTAGAAATAACTGAAAGCATTGCCATGCAAAATACGGCTTTCAGCAAAAAAATTTTAAGGGAATTATACAATATGGGTGTCTCCATCTCCATAGATGATTTTGGCACTGGATATTGTTCTTTAAGTTATCTAAAAAATTTTCCCATCCATACCTTAAAAATTGACAGGTCTTTTGTACGTGATTTGACTACTGATACTAGTAATGCTGCCATAACAACTGCAATAGTAGCTTTGGCACATGGACTTAATCTGACAGTTGTTGCTGAAGGAGTGGAAACTGAAGAACAACGCAATTTATTGCGGGTTATTGAATGTGAACTAATGCAAGGGCATCTTTTCAGTTGTGCTGTCTCAGCGGAAGATGCGACGATATTACTATTAAAAAAGTGCAAGTTTCGTCGAGTTATCACATCTTTTTTAGTCGCATAAGATGAACTACTGATTAGTTACTAAATTTATTGTTGTTTCTGTGGTTGTTCTGTTTCCTCTGGTTTTTCAGGTTGTTCGTTAACTTTTTCAGTATTACCTGCTTTCACCCAACCTTCTTGTTCACTATCTTCTAAGCGAATCTTTTGCCAAGCTTTATCTGGGCTTTCTTCCAAGATAATAATCTTTTGATTAAAACCAACTCCACCGATACGTTCAGATTCCTGATTAGGTTCAGCTCGCAAACTCAAGCCTTCAGACCAACTAACACGTCCGCGGTAAGTTCCTGCTGGCAATGGCTTGGGAGATGAGCCAGTCTTAGATGATTTAGTAGGGCTGGGGCTAGGAGAAGATTTAGTTTCAGCCCCAGGTGTAGGGGTAGATTTATCTCCTTTATCCTCGCTCACAGGAGCTTGAGCTTTCACCGAGGGGCTGTCATTAGCAAAAATGGGTTTTGCAGGTGGTATACCAGTTCGATTAATGAAATAGAGTGCTGTGGCAACACCACTACCTATTAAGACAGCGATCGCCAGGAAAACCCCAAGGGTAAACTTTAGTAAGCCAGAAAACATAATTAAAACCTAATCAGCAATGGTCAATAGTCATTTGTCAATGGTCATTGGTTCTAATACCAGTTTGAAAAAAATGTGACAGATAGACCATTGTAGAGACGTTGCAATGCAACGTCTCTACCAAATATCCGCCGCTAACCCACTATTGTAGCTGCCACTGAAGGCGTTAGCGTAGCTTCCCGAAGGTTTCGCTTAGAGGACTATGTTTAGATGCCAAACGCGCTCTCCCTGCCGCTGCCCATTCTTGCAATAGCTGAATTTGCTCAACGGCGGTTCTTGCCAAGGGTATAATCTGGCTGGCAGCTTCTAAAACGTCATCGGTAGTAAAATCGCGGTTTTGGCTAAACCCGATATGCATCGCTTCAATCAAAGTTTGCTCAATCTCAGCCCCAGAAAAATCAGGCGTTTCATATGCTAATCGGTCGATGTCATAACTTTTCAAGTTATGAGGCCGCAGTCGGGATAAATGAACATTAAAAATTGCTTTTCTCTCTTCTTGAGTGGGCAAACCTACAAAGA
This region of Nostoc sp. UHCC 0302 genomic DNA includes:
- a CDS encoding SH3 domain-containing protein; amino-acid sequence: MFSGLLKFTLGVFLAIAVLIGSGVATALYFINRTGIPPAKPIFANDSPSVKAQAPVSEDKGDKSTPTPGAETKSSPSPSPTKSSKTGSSPKPLPAGTYRGRVSWSEGLSLRAEPNQESERIGGVGFNQKIIILEESPDKAWQKIRLEDSEQEGWVKAGNTEKVNEQPEKPEETEQPQKQQ
- a CDS encoding GNAT family N-acetyltransferase — translated: MEIVTKRFILRDFIKEDEPAFFTYHADPRYAEFCAPEEVALSHTRELLYLFGQWATEHPRRNYQLAIIDPRNSQELIGCCGLRRESHISDKAELGIELAPQFWGRYAYAIEVGKALVDFGFRDLGLKEIRGISISANLRVVRLAQRYGFIRISTLPSPDWMCARGWNQTEWQLTRESWENFSAS
- a CDS encoding SMC family ATPase, coding for MIPVQLILKNFLSYRDATLDFSGLHTACICGSNGAGKSSLLEAITWAIWGESRAAAEDDVIHAGAKEVRVDFTFQNNQQKYRVIRTRIRGGASVLEFQIETPSGFRALTGKGVRATQDLILEHIKLDYDTFINSAYLRQGRADEFMLKRPTERKEILAELLKLNQYDDLEERAKESSRQFKARTEELERSLESIKTQLQQRETTERQRAELDIELNQLQQMQAFDNIKLQSLQVVQHQRQSWEQQLSFIKQQYQNLSQDCDRLQQEQSAIKSQLSDLEKLLNQQAEIKAGYAQYQSLQSQEEAMSAKFEAYTSAGQTRQQKQQQLTKQINEIERQLQQAQAQLDALVQQEREIQQTLTKSGEVEAALAQLSAARHHLARLDQLQMQVAPLLQQRGTLQNQLDRTHAGLVARLEQLQNTENQLQRSSQRQPQLQQAVMDVAIQIEELDKKRVYLQRVQEKGQERRHFIERLQAHQRDYEKLLGELEQKLQMLQNPDALCPLCERPLDEHHWSRVLEKTQTELQDTQGQFWVVREQMAVSDREIQVLRQEYREISQQLASYDGLREQRGQLAAQLQATTDVQQQLQQIAAEKQHLERSLQAGDYAPDKQAELQQLDKYLQQLNYSEQDHALARSEVERWRWAEIKQGQIKDATKRQAHLAARKPELQANIAQLQARIPQEQTDSDCARQIAALERHITEIGYSSEQHNNLRLAVKQAQPWHLRYQQLLSAEQQYPQLQTRLQELEFSRSARLTEQQKLSSQIESLVEQLEATANPSAQIQALEQQLATRRRQLDEQIAKLGRLEQLVSQLETLQIQYEQQQLQLQSTKQQHRVYQELAQAFGKNGIQALMIENVLPQLEAETNQLLSRLSANQLHVQFITQKAGRNGRSTKKNAKLIDTLDILIADASGTRAYETYSGGEAFRINFSIRLALAKLLARRVGAALQLLIVDEGFGTQDAEGCDRLIAAINAIASEFACILTVTHMPHLKEAFQARIEVNKTQQGSQLHLLI
- a CDS encoding EAL domain-containing protein, whose product is MLSERESKHHSLMPNKEKVVFFQTNPSGVWTFLNPAWTEITGFTLAESIGKSFLSYVHPDDRQRNLNLFHILSQGQTEDYLFETRYLTKDGGCCSLEVYFRITLDREGQFIGTSGTLKKISDCAARFISDDSPKRETLRDRTVKENKPSKYVKKIAFSSSDYATRSAGSNRYLEVLVEVEHSLLNLDGSIEKYIEILQSLGQACRASRAYICKNCDYDYGGLKFTLKAEWCAKGIQLPIDNHPWQSLSHSECFSNWAKRLARGNIVSSIVAELSASERNILERQGILAILILPIIAKGQFWGFIGFDNCVESQPWGAKEVAFLQAAAGALSLKYERLLVEDELQTEIVETQNFASQLENSVQERTAQLQREIAGRKLIQAELEKLLSLQQATLKSAANGILVMDSKGNITDFNQKFVEMWGIPESLMKLGNYRQALLVAVRQLENPKKYLAAIKEICFNPDAQISNVIAQGESGLRTGFLPQATGIAGPKAIALKDGRIFEYYSQSQRLGGKIWIFSDVTDHKFAAAKLCYQVSHDLLTNLLNRDFFHEYLCESLAKAHQNGSKLAVCFLDLDRFKTINNTLGHTVGDKLLQSVAQRLKKCLRPGDTIARWGGDEFIILLPEIHNLNDVVQIQEQILETLKAVFDIENYQLHISASIGTALYPIHGEDAETLIKHADATLYRVKSQGRNNYQFYNSTINSQASELLKLENSLHYALERQEFKIYYQPQVNINTGEIPKMEALLRWQHPELGLIPPEKFIPIAEETGLIIPIGEWVLRTACAQNKAWQEAFGLPSLSVAVNISPRQFQQTNFVNMVKQILSETKLQNQCLELEITESIAMQNTAFSKKILRELYNMGVSISIDDFGTGYCSLSYLKNFPIHTLKIDRSFVRDLTTDTSNAAITTAIVALAHGLNLTVVAEGVETEEQRNLLRVIECELMQGHLFSCAVSAEDATILLLKKCKFRRVITSFLVA